The stretch of DNA GCGCAATTCCAGCAAAAGTGCGCAGCGGTTTTGCGTCCGGAATTGCGTGAAAACAAAAAGACAGAGCATTTCCGTGGCTCGGAGAAACTAGGTAATGCTCTGGGTTTGAAATGGATATCGGCTCTGCTGCTGCTCTGCGCATTGGCCGGATGCGGCGGCCACCCGAAGAACGTGCTCATCCCGGTTGCCGATAGCGCGCCGAACGCCACCAAGGTCGCCATGCTCGTGACCACGACGCGCAGCCGCTCCACGATCCAAGGCGAAATGTTCACGGGCGAACGCGCACTCGCCCCGGCCTTTGCCGACATCACCGTATCCATCCCGCCTGCGAACGTCCGCAAGATCGGCGAAGTCGCCTGGCCGAAAAGGCTTCCATCCAATCCGGCAACGGACTTCGCAACCTTGAAAGCCGAGGAGATCACGCGCGACGACGCCAAGAAATGGCTGAGCGCCTCTGTCAGGAAGAGCCGCGACCGCAGCGTGCTGGTGTTCATCCATGGCTTCAACAACCGTTTCGAAGATTCCGTCTATCGCTTCGCTCAGATCGTCAAGGATTCTGGCGTCCACAGTGCGCCCGTGCTGGTGACGTGGCCGTCGCGCGGAAGTCTGCTCGCATATGGCTATGACAGGGAGAGCACCAACTACACGCGCAACGCATTGGAGATGCTCTTCCAGTATCTCGCGAAGGATCCAGAGGTGAAGGAAGTCTCGATCCTGGCGCATTCGATGGGGAACTGGCTGGCGCTGGAAGCGCTTCGGCAGATGGCGATCCGCAACGGCCGCCTCCCTGCCAAGTTCAAGAATGTCATGCTGGCCTCGCCCGACGTGGATGTCGATGTCTTCCGCCAGCAGATCGTCGACATGGGCAAGCAGCATCCGAATTTCACCCTGTTCGTTTCGCGAGACGACCGCGCGCTCGCGGTTTCCCGCAGGGTATGGGGCGACGTCGCCAGACTCGGCGCCATCGATCCCGAGCAGGCCCCTTTCAAGAAAGAGTTGGCCGACAGCCAGATCACCGTGATCGACCTCACCAAGGTCAAGGCGGGCGACAGGCTGAACCATGGAAAATTCGCGGAATCGCCCGAGGTCGTTCAGCTCATCGGCGCTCGGATTTCCGACGGCCAGACGCTGACCGACAGCAAGGTCGGGCTCGGGGACAAGATCCTCGCCGCGACGACGAGCACGGCGGCGGCGGCGGGCAGCGCCGCCGGCCTGATCCTTGCCGCCCCGGTCGCGGTCGTCGATGCCGACACCAGAGATAATTACGCCGGCCAGGTCAGCGGCCTCACGGGTCCCGTGGGTACGCGACCGAAGGCGTCCGAGTGCACTGCCGCGGGCCGATCGAAGGAGACATGCAGGCAATAGCGCTTCAGCAACCGGCAGACGCAACAGCTTCATCGAGATCAGGATAGACGATGCCTTTACTTTCCAAGATCCGCATGGTCAGGCCGCTTGTCATCGGGGCCACCCTGGCATCCATTCTCCTTTGTGCCTCCATTGCCGTGGCGCAGAGCGCGACGCCTGCGAGCCCGCAGCCTGAAAGTGTCCAGCGCTTTATCGGCATGTTCTCGGATCCGGATGTCCAGCGCTTCCTGCAGCAGCAGTCGGAAGCTGCCAAGGCCGTGACGGAACCGCCCGTCGCAACGCCGAACGCCGACCCTTCATTCTCGGAATTTGCGATGCGGTTCCGTGTCCACGCCTCCGGCCTTCTCGGGGCTATCCAGTCCTTTCCTTCGGAGACGATGCGTGGTGCGGCCATACTCGACCAAGACATCCAGGCGAACGGCGGGACGCGGCCGATCTTCCTGGTCGCTGCCTTCGTCGCCGTCGGTCTGGCCGCGCAATGGCTGTTCTGGTGGATCAGCGCCGGCTGGCGCTCATGGATGGCACGTGCACCCTATGCGACGGTTCTGGAAAGAGTGACCGCATTGACTGCGAGGCTTCTGTGGGCGGCATGTTACGTCCTTTCGTTCGGTCTCGGCAGCATTGGCTTCTTCCTGCTGTTCCAATGGCCGCCAGTCATCAGGGAGATCGTCGTCGGGTA from Rhizobium leguminosarum bv. trifolii WSM1325 encodes:
- a CDS encoding protein of unknown function DUF900 hydrolase family protein (PFAM: protein of unknown function DUF900 hydrolase family protein~KEGG: smd:Smed_4880 protein of unknown function DUF900 hydrolase family protein); translation: MSTAKCLDGRIQPSPSLAQFQQKCAAVLRPELRENKKTEHFRGSEKLGNALGLKWISALLLLCALAGCGGHPKNVLIPVADSAPNATKVAMLVTTTRSRSTIQGEMFTGERALAPAFADITVSIPPANVRKIGEVAWPKRLPSNPATDFATLKAEEITRDDAKKWLSASVRKSRDRSVLVFIHGFNNRFEDSVYRFAQIVKDSGVHSAPVLVTWPSRGSLLAYGYDRESTNYTRNALEMLFQYLAKDPEVKEVSILAHSMGNWLALEALRQMAIRNGRLPAKFKNVMLASPDVDVDVFRQQIVDMGKQHPNFTLFVSRDDRALAVSRRVWGDVARLGAIDPEQAPFKKELADSQITVIDLTKVKAGDRLNHGKFAESPEVVQLIGARISDGQTLTDSKVGLGDKILAATTSTAAAAGSAAGLILAAPVAVVDADTRDNYAGQVSGLTGPVGTRPKASECTAAGRSKETCRQ